TCTCAAACTCATTACTTGATAGTCTGACGATAACAAAATCTCAGAATTCATACCTTCTTGATTTGTAAATTCAGTTAAATTAGATTGATATATACACGCCAATTACTCTTCTTCTCTCAAATTTCAAATCTCGGattctcattttctctctttcgTTTTGCAGGTTACATGCGGATTTTAATTGGGTTTccgtgctaatgcaacacaacgAACAAACAGGTTAGTAAAACAtatttcttttttttgttttttattcgTCTCTTCACTTCTTCCTTTATGTAATTTTAGTATTGTTGTTTGTATACATTTAATATGTTTGTACTATTATTATTTACCTATATTAGTTTTGTTTTAGGCGGAAGATGACAATGGGTTTATTAATTCTACAACAGTGGTTATAGAATCACGAATCAAGGTATGTACACCAACTGTTTGATTTTAAATCTCAAACATCTCATTTTTCtctatttatttttgtttttcttcctCTTCCTGTGATTTAGTAATATATGTTTGTACATATTATATGCATATCCAATATGTGTTTGTTATATTTTTCAAATCAGTATTTGACAATTTTTGTGTGTTGATTATCTAAAGATCAATGAGAGTGGATGTCAAAAGAGCTATTATGTCAAGATTACGGTTATCTCTGATGTTTCAATTTGTAAgattaatttttattatcttttatATGATCCTAGTATGAGACGATTTTGGTTTTATTATCTTTTTTCTCATATTGATTCTCTGTGTATTGTAACTTTGTAGTTTTAAttcttaaattttatttttaccAAATACAATATTGATATGTTACAAACTTATTCATTTTTGTCTTTTACATTATATTATTTTTCATTAGCGTTTAAACTCGATTGCAGCAATATTGTTGTATGACTGGATCTGGTGAGTTATTGTCGTTCTTTTTAAATGTTGTATTTGATGTTTATGCCTTTAGTCTCTGTTCTTCTCGATCTTATAAAGGTGATTATGGAACTTTGGTTCTTTTTAAATGTTGTGTTTGATGTTTATTATGAGATTCTAAATTATCCTGATCGAGCATGCATCCTCTAGAACAGGTTTTCCACCAATTTTTGTAAATAAACACATTAGGCTTTATTTAAGTTTTTCATAAATTGTTACCGGTACTTGCAATATTTAAAGCTTTCGATGAAGCTTTTGCAGAGCTTAATACTGTGGGAGAGTCTTTATACAAGGATAACATTCTTATTATGTAGTTTCTTCGAGATAATCTGATCCTATGGACTTCTAATATGTAAGTATGTATTTGACCAAGATTTATAATATAAATTGTGCATAACTTCAGTCTCTGGTGCCAATATACTGATTTATGTTGATTGTCCACGATGACGGGGCTGATAAGTTGAAAGATGTAGCacccaagcaagaagagaagcCAACAATGAAGTTCACAGCTTATGAAGAAGAAGTTTGATTCCTTTCCCATCTGATAATTTGATTTTTCATTTGTAATGTTTTATTTTTAAACCTTAGATGAATATTGATCATTGATCATCAAACTATTACAAAAGTAGAACTATTTAGGGGGTCGACTTGGCCAACAGTCTATACTTGGTAGTTTCTAAATAATGGTAAGAATTTCTCGGTTTTTTAATTGTATTTCGCAGAAAAAAATGATGGCAGAAGAAGATTAAAGATGAAGAGGTGCTACATAGAATTCTCAGGTTACATAAGAACTTTTTCTTGACagttaaaatataattatttctaaaCTTTATTGGATCATGGTCTATTAATATTTGGTTAGGGGAAATAGTTGAGTTCAATTTATTAAGGTGAGGTAAATCCAAGGTATAACTGCATGTTTGGCCTCCAGGCTCCCTTTAATCCAGTCGCGCTTCTTCAAGAGACTTTACTAACTGATTTAATATTTCTAGCAGGAACTGATGCCAGGATTATGGTTGCATCTCAAAAAAGGTTGTATGTGCAACTTCTTGAAGATCAGTTGGTTAAGTTGCAGACATAACTTTCTAGAAGGGGTGGCACTCTGGATATATATATTTTGTTACTAATCTTTCTTGGATATATGGTGTTAATTATCACCTACAAGTTTGATCTTGATGAAGGTTTCTTTTAAATGCTTGGATTTGAGAATCATTTTTTTGATCTAGACAAGTGCTATTTGATCTTGGCCTAAAGCTTCTAACAAAATAAAAGAAGTTACCAAGGTATGTCACCTTATTTCATTGAAGAATCGGAAACAAATCATGTTCCCAGGATAAGTATTTCATCCGATTGTGGTTAAATTCCTTCATAATCATAGATATTCTCTGTTTTAGTCTTAGTAGCTATGGTTCAAATTATTAGCTTCACATTTAAATTTGGAATGAGATATGATAAATTTTAAACATATATATTACTATCCTTAATGGTCGCTTTTtattttcagaattcaaaataataattgatttgaTGCATGGGTTGCTGAAGGACTTGAGGATCAACTAGCAGATAGTACGATTACACCAATTTGCTTAGATCAAAAGGTAATGATGCAGTTGGTGCATAATTCATGATCTAAGTTATCAATTGGAAGGCAAACAAAAAAGTTAAAACCTGTAGTCTGACATACAACTTGATGGTATGTTATTCTAAACACATTTACATGTACAATCATATTAGTTAATAGATCATTGTTATTATATGAGAAGATGATTTTATTAAAAAACTATTGGGTACAATTAATTTTAAACCTTCATGCTTGAAATATGGTACACACTTATAGTCGTACTATCAGGTTTTTGGCTTTTTAATAGATGAGACTAATGTCATGTATGAGTTTACCTGAAAGATTATTATCCTGTTTTATATATGTCAAAAAAAGAAAGGTAACTTAAATTTACTCATACTCCTATAGTGTTTATGTTTTTTAGATTTTCATGCTATCGAAAATTATAACTGATTTTAAATTTGTTAGTAAAAATTGAGATTGAGCAGATAAAATCTTAAAGATTCAGCAAATCTGGGAAATGAAAGAGGTTAACTAAGATTTTGAATTGATCATTAGTAGCCTATTTAGGCTATGAGTCTTACAGCTTCAATAGTTGAGCTAGCAAGACTATTCTCATAGATGTCTTGGATGGTAGGAGAACATGTGCCTCGGTTGAAGGAACAAGGACTATATCCCCGGTGAAGTTAATTGGTATATAACAATCAAACACATTTTCTCTCTTCCCCGGTATTATAATTTCCTTAAAAAAACTTATATAGAAAATAACTTCTTATTACAAAATATTCTTAAGGAAAATTTCATCAGTAATATTGGTACCATGCCTCTTAACTGTTGTAGCTCTTAAGGGAAAGTAATAATTTACCACCATGTTGACCTGCTTTGTTATGGACGTCTATTTTGTCTGCATATTTTATAAGCAAACATGTTGATTTTGTGAAAAACTACAAATGTAAATCTGAGCATCACATTGATCCAAGGAGCATTACAATGTGTCCGACCTCCCTTTGTGAATTAGTTGGAAGATTGAAGCACTAGAAATCAATATGGAGGAATGACCTACATAAAGTTCAGATTATTTTCATTTTATCAATCTGGAGATTCCAGACCAGTACATCATTGATCAGGTAGTTTCTCTTTGGCTTTTGGCTGTAAAAGTTTCGCTGGCTGGGAGTAAGGATTGAGTGAAAATATAAAAACAGTTGAACCAACAGCTGTACCAACAGAAGTAATAATTGTGGTTGTAAAAGCTTCCTTACTGGATCCTGATATAAGTTCAATTGTATTGATATTATAATATTAGAACCAAATTTACATTCTTATATGTTAATGTTTTGCTGGAATTCAGGCTGACCAGGTCTTTCTGGAAAAGCATGGTCTTTGCAGCATCGACAGTTAAGTTTAGGACCTGAATATGAAGGAGTTGATGAAGATAATTGTGACAAATCATAAATGGTCCCGCTCCTAAACTGGAGACAATTATATATAATTCTTTGTTGTACTATATGGTTGACATTGAGTAAAATGTATATTAGGATACTAAAGTTTTTTATGAAACTGTTTAAACTCTATAACCAAAAAACTCAAGAAGTCTGTGTTAACCTCATAGAGAAGTTGTTACAGAGTAGTTGTTCAGAGTAAGTTTAAATTACTTATGGAAGCAGGTTGCCAGTTTGGAAGGAGCTAAGCATGACATACACACATAAGTGATGGAAAATAGAGATAACatacataaaaaggtttgcaCAACAAAATTCCAAGTTCTAATTTGAATTTTTTGACCAAGAGAAGTGCTGCATTTTTTTGTTATAAAAATGTTCCTCATGTGAACTTCAATCAAAATTTGGACTCCATTATAATCTTAAATATCTTAAAAGTAAGTTTTGAAAAAGAAAGCAACTTGATACATTACGAACAATGTCCTAATTCAAGAAACGATAAAAGGGTCACATAAATAAAGAATTCAAGAAAGTAATATAGATAACTCTCATTGTTGAGAGCGTCTTGCCCTCTGGCATGGTTAGTAAGTCTGTGTTTTATTGTCTTTTGATCTGTTAATCACCATTTTTGTCTTCATTCTTTGTTTTATTATCGATATCACTAGTAGTCATGACGGGACGTGGAAATTATATTCTAGGCTAGAGTGGGATTTTCTGAAAGCTATGCTGAGCAGAATGGGATTTAGCGATCAGTGGATTAAATTGACAATGGCATGCATAACCTCAGTCTCGTATAATATAGTGCATAGTGTTCATACGTTGGGTCCTATTGTTCCTACTCGAGGGATCAGACAAGGGGACCCTTTGTCCCCTTATCTGTTTATAATGTGTGCTGAAGGCTTATCAGCGTTGCTGCAATACTATGAATCAAATCACAGGATCCACGGTATTAAAGTATGTCGATAAGCTCCGGCAATCTCCCATATGTTATTTGCTGATGACAGCTATCTTTATTGCAGAGCTAGTATTGCTGAGGCAAATCGAGTTATGATGCTTCTTCGTCTGTTTGAGCAGGCCTCGGGGCAACAAATTAGTGTAGAAAAGTCTTCTGTGTTCTTCAGTACGAATGTCATCCCATATAATCGGCAAAATATTTGTCAAGTCCTGTCTATGGGAGAAGCAGATACTCACAGCAAGTACTTGGGCGTCCCTAATATATTGGGTCAAAAGAAGTCTGTATTACTTGGTTTCCTGAAGGAAAGAATGGAGAATAAAATTCGAGCGTGGGAAAGAAAACCAGTGGCTAAACCAGGTCAAGAGGTGTTGATCAAGATGGTAGGACAGTCCCTTCATAATTTTGCTATTAGTGTTTTTCTCCTGCCTATGGATTTGATCAAGAACATAGAGAGAATGTTGATAAAAATTTTGGTGGAATTCTACTCATAAGGGCAGGAAAAAGATTCATTGGGCGAGTTGGGAGAAATTGTATAAACACAAGTCAACAGGAGGCTTAGATTTCAGAGATTTTCGGAGCTTTAACCTAGCAATGCTAGGTAAACAAGGCTGGAGGTTTTTATCAAACCCTGACAGTTTGGTCTCTAAGGTTTATAAAGCAAGTTACTTCAGAGATGGGAATTACGTAAACTCGACACTTGGCTCAAATCCTAGCTTTACATGGCGTAGTGTGTGGGAAGCTAGAGAGCTAGTTAGTGTTGTTACATGCTGGAGGATTGGATCAGGGGCGTCAATAAATATAACAGGGCAACCGTGGTTGGCAGATGAGGAGAATTCTTTTATTTCAACGGAATGTGAGACACTCCAGAATAATAAGGTTCAAGGTTTAATGCATATTGGTAGGAGGGAATGGGATCATGATGTGATAAAGGATCTATTCAGTCGAAGAGATCAGGAACGTATTCTGCGTACGTCCATCTCTGCAGATGAGGAAGTGGATAAAATCAGATGGAAATTTGAAATCTCCGGAACTTATACGGTCAAGAGTGCTTACAGACTAAATTAGAGGTTGAAAGGTGCCTTCAACTTGAATGAGAGATCGACAGTTTTCATGTCTCTGTGGAAGATCAAAGCTCCCCCTAGAACCCTCAATGTAGTATGGAGAGCCATTATGGGTTGTTTACCAACTCTTAGACAGTTGTCTCAGAAACGAGTACCTGTCAACACTCGATGCCCGGTCTGTGTAACGGAGGAGTAATCAATCATGCCTTGCTTGGTGGCCTGCCCGTTCGCAAGTATGTGCTGGAATAAAATCTTCCCAGGGATTCAGGGGTCACAGGCTGGAGATTTTGAAGAATGGCTAGGGGATGTGTTTCAAGGTAACACTCAGAGTAAAAGTGCAGAGGTGGTGACAGTATGTTGGGCGATTTGGAGGCATAGAAACGATGTTGTATGGAACAGCAAATTCTCAAATGTTAACAGAGTCGTAGCGTCAGCAAAGCAGTATCTTTTACAGTGGAAATGTGCCCAAGTTAATTGTTCTAGTGCATCATCCAGATATGTAGTTCAAGGAGATGGTGCTTTTTCTTGGGTCAGACCTCAAGGTAACTCAATAAAGGTAATGGTTGACGCGGCTCTATTTGCAAATCGAAAAGAATATGGGCTTGGTGTGGTAGCTAGAGATTCTGATGGCAAGGTGGTTGTTGCTAGAACTAGGTGTTTCTCAGGTAAGGTGGCAGCAGAATTCGCAGAAGCTCTGGCCATCAAAGAGGCTTTGTCCTGGATAAAAGAGTATGACTGGCAAGAGGTGGTTTTGGAATCTGATTGTTTAGCAGCTGTTCAAGCAGTTAGAAGTAAGGTAGAAATGAGATCGAGTTTTGGTCTAGTGGTGGAAGAGTGTCGGAGGGAGATCCGACTTTCAAACATAATTTCTTTGTTATTCATTAAACGATCTGCTAATACGGTTGCTCATTGCATTGCTAGAGCATCGTATAAATATCCTGATCGTATATTTGGTAGGAATGACATACCTACGGAATTTCTTGATTGTATTTCGTTGGAATCTAGTATGGAATAAAATTTCAAGCTTCTGTAAAAAAGAGAAGTAAGTTTGGAAAATCCTAAAACCAGTAAATTGTAAAtacataaatatattaatatttctATTATTATTTTCACATTATTGTATACTTATTTAATATCAATAAAAATGTTGCACATTAAAAAAATGCCAAGTATTTTTCTTTTAGGTATTAAAAAGAAACACCaaattatttagcaaaaaaaaaagaaacgCCAAATTGATTATTTTGTTATggtttgtttaaatttatgtcTTTTAAAAAAAGGAGTCTCATGTTactataaatataatttatttcttTTATCATTGTTTGGTATTTTGAGTTTGATTAAAATGACTAAAATTTTAAATCTTGAACATtcacaaaaaaaaaattgaatttattgtgcatgatatatattttttattacaagacaaattttaaataattattcatAAGAATTTAAATAATATGTATTATCGTACCCATTTAAATATTTGGACAAATATTTCTTGAACTAATACATCTCAAATGCTATACATATtatcttaaatttaaaaattatgtatcacataataaaagaatattaacatgattcaaattaatattatattaaaataacaAATTCTGTGCAAAAGAATGCACATTTATATGTATGTACAAAATTTGTTTCAATTTTAAATATGATACTATAGATAATTTTGTTAACACCGAAAAGAAGAAAAATACTTTTATATGTATTAGATTTTTTTTGACAACTTATAAGATGCAAATATTGTTATAAAAGCAAACAAATTTTAACTATTACGATAAATATTTAAAcaaatgaatttttaataaaatgagataaaacaaaaaattaatttaaaaatatgataCAATCTTATTTTGCAGAGATTATTAATATTGTTTATAAGCCTTAGGTGCAACTTTAATTGGTGTTgacaaaatataattttatttttactGAAATTAAGTTTGAGATTTAAGCGGCAAAGAAGTATAAACAACAACTCAATCGAATAAAACAAAAATACATAGTGCGACAAATATTTTGAACTTTTGTCATAATTTATTATCTTTTTTAATTatagtttttttaatttttctacatattatcaataatataaaaattaaaaataaaaaacactTATTTACGAAATAGTATTGTATATAAATTAAAACTAAAAAAAAGCacaataaatatttaaattaaaaataccACATACAACacaataaaataatattaaaaacttataaaaatataaatatttatttgtGAGCGCACATTTTTAAATTTTTGTattataaaaacaaaaaaatataaatattattcaTTTTTTGATGAAATGTTATTCAATTAAATACATATCATACAGATACTTTCTCGGCTTTAATGAATATTATCATATATGAGcatctgatagggataaataaatcctgattacataattaaatattacagtttgggctgcaaggcccaataagaagatgtataacattcagaccaaaaaggtcaacacattgatcaggcctgatggaccagatcaggccagatggaacaaagaaggcccaaatacccttatattaattaatttcataattaattaataagggaaaaatcatctattgagaagagtcccgataaggatataaatccttgcagattagcctcaaggggacctaaaaggata
The sequence above is drawn from the Apium graveolens cultivar Ventura chromosome 2, ASM990537v1, whole genome shotgun sequence genome and encodes:
- the LOC141702670 gene encoding uncharacterized protein LOC141702670, with translation MCWNKIFPGIQGSQAGDFEEWLGDVFQGNTQSKSAEVVTVCWAIWRHRNDVVWNSKFSNVNRVVASAKQYLLQWKCAQVNCSSASSRYVVQGDGAFSWVRPQGNSIKVMVDAALFANRKEYGLGVVARDSDGKVVVARTRCFSGKVAAEFAEALAIKEALSWIKEYDWQEVVLESDCLAAVQAVRSKVEMRSSFGLVVEECRREIRLSNIISLLFIKRSANTVAHCIARASYKYPDRIFGRNDIPTEFLDCISLESSME